From Caloenas nicobarica isolate bCalNic1 chromosome 18, bCalNic1.hap1, whole genome shotgun sequence, a single genomic window includes:
- the SCPEP1 gene encoding retinoid-inducible serine carboxypeptidase, with amino-acid sequence MGPALRPLRSPLLLAGLAALAAGVVLRQSPEPKELWGYVQVRSKAHMFWWLYYANNPTKDFTELPLILWLQGGPGASGCGFGNFEEIGPLDREMKPRNTTWLQAASILFVDNPVGTGFSYVDDCSLFAKNLTTVVSDMMVFLGEFFTCRTEFQTIPFYIFSESYGGKMAAGIALELQEAVQKGTIKCNFMGTALGDSWISPLDSVLSWAPYLYSTSLLDDNGLREVTAVAKEIMDAINKNQYGLATELWGKAEGVIEENTDNVNFYNIMTKEVPETKLKEQDDLHLIRLYQRHVKNMHKDSLNELMNGPIRKKLKIIPDCVKWGGQSKDVFENMAEDFMKPVIDIVDQLLAANVSVTVYNGQLDLIVDTMGQEAWIRKLKWPNLDQFSQQRWKALYVSPDSTETAAFHKAYENLAFFWILKAGHMVPSDQGEMALKMVRMVTQQQL; translated from the exons ATGGGGCCGGCGCTGCGCCCGCTGCgctccccgctgctgctggcggggctggcggcgctGGCGGCAG GTGTAGTTCTGAGGCAGTCGCCAGAGCCCAAGGAGCTGTGGGGATATGTGCAAGTTCGAAGTAAGGCCCACATGTTCTGGTGGCTCTACTATGCAAATAACCCAACCAAAGACTTCACAGAATTACCTCTCATCTTGTGGCTTCAG GGAGGTCCAGGAGCTTCAGGCTGTGGATTTGGGAACTTTGAAGAGATTGGTCCCTTAGACAGAGAAATGAAACCAAGAAATACAACTTGG TTGCAGGCAGCCAGTATCTTGTTTGTGGATAATCCTGTGGGCACTGGATTCAGTTATGTGGATGACTGCAGCTTGTTTGCAAAAAACCTCACCACAGTAGTTTCTGACATGATGGTTTTTCTTGGAGAATTCTTCACATGTAGAACAGAATTCCAG ACCATCCCATTCTACATATTTTCTGAATCTTACGGCGGTAAAATGGCTGCTGGGATTGCTTTAGAGCTGCAGGAG GCTGTTCAAAAAGGGACCATAAAGTGCAATTTTATGGGGACTGCTCTTGGAGATTCATGGATTTCTCCTTTGG ACTCTGTGCTGTCTTGGGCGCCCTACCTTTACAGCACA TCTCTCCTTGATGACAATGGTCTACGAGAGGTGACTGCTGTTGCCAAAGAAATAATGgatgcaataaataaaaatcaatatggATTGGCCACGGAGCTCTGGGGCAAGGCTGAAGGAGTCATTGAAGAG AACACAGACAATGTGAACTTCTACAACATCATGACTAAGGAGGttccagaaacaaaattaaaggaaCAAGACGACCTCCATCTCA taagacTTTATCAACGCCATGTCAAAAATATGCATAAGGACAGCCTCAATGAATTGATGAATGGACCCATCAGAAAGAAGCTAAAAATCATTCCTGACTGTGTGAAATGGGGAG GTCAGTCCAAAGATGTCTTTGAGAACATGGCTGAGGACTTCATGAAACCTGTCATTGATATTGTTGACCAGCTGTTGGCAGCCAACGTCAGTGTTACAGTCTACAATGGGCAGCTGGATCTCATTGTCGACACCATGG GCCAGGAGGCGTGGATCCGGAAACTGAAATGGCCTAATTTGGACCAATTCAGCCAGCAAAGGTGGAAGGCACTCTATGTGTCTCCAGACTCCACCGAGACAGCCGCTTTCCACAAGGCCTACGAGAACTTGGCTTTCTTCTGGATTCTTAAGGCCGGGCACATG GTGCCGTCCGATCAAGGAGAGATGGCTCTGAAAATGGTCAGGATGGTgacccagcagcagctctag